One region of Kwoniella pini CBS 10737 chromosome 6, complete sequence genomic DNA includes:
- a CDS encoding pyruvate dehydrogenase complex dihydrolipoamide acetyltransferase: MMSFAQVAKRSASVGLRKQMLVSRSLRTSAPCSALSKFSMPAMSPTMTEGGIASWKLKEGDSYAAGDVLVEIETDKATIDVEAQDDGILAKIIVNDGAKGIAVGEPIAIIGEEGDDLSGADKLASEGGESSAPPQKKEEDAPKEQQQESKKESSESKTPSLGTPADETKYGSGNAGTEGQKVPELVGQGEKPKFFASPLARKIALEKGIPLSEIKGTGPEGRIVKADVEKYKGGSSSSAATTPTSGATATPGKAAPAAPAEYEDIPTSNMRKTIGKRLTESKQQLPHYYLTVEVNMDRLLKLREMFNKAGEGKTKLSVNDFIVKAASLALAEVPEANSAWLGDVIRQYKKADICVAVATPNGLITPIIKDVGAKGLATISAETKQLASKARDGKLKPEEYQGGTFTISNLGMFGIDNFTAIINPPQSCILAIGKTSTKLELAPEDPKGFKTVQVMKATLSSDHRTVDGAVGAKWLKAFKDYMEQPLTFML, encoded by the exons ATGATGTCCTTTGCTCAAGTGGCCAAGCGATCAGCTTCAGTTGGTTTGAGAAAGCAAATGCTTGTCTCAAGGT CCCTTCGAACCTCCGCTCCATGCTCCGCTCTCAGTAAATTCTCCATGCCTGCCATGTCCCCAACAATGACTGAAGGAGGTATCGCTTCttggaaattgaaagaaggagattCTTACGCTGCAGGAGATGTTTTGGTTGAAATTGAGACTGATAAAGCTACGATCGATGTGGAGGCTCAAGATGATGGTATTTTGGCCAAGATCATT GTCAACGACGGTGCCAAGGGTATCGCAGTTGGTGAACCCATCGCAATTAtcggagaagaaggagacGACTTGTCAGGTGCCGATAAATTAGCATCGGAAGGTGGAGAGAGCTCAGCACCACcacaaaagaaagaagaagatgcaccaaaagaacaacaacaagaatCCAAGAAGGAATCTAGTGAATCAAAAACACCTTCGTTGGGTACACCTGCAGATGAGACAAAATACGGATCAGGAAATGCTGGAACTGAAGGTCAAAAAGTACCTGAATTAGTTGGTCAAGGTGAAAAACCTAAATTCTTTGCTTCGCCCTTGGCTAGAAAGATTGCTTTGGAGAAGGGTATCCCATTATCTGAGATCAAAGGAACCGGACCAGAAGGACGAATcgtcaag GCCGACGTCGAGAAATACAAGGGCggttcatcatcttccgcCGCTACCACCCCTACTTCCGGAGCTACCGCTACCCCAGGTAAAGCAGCTCCCGCCGCCCCAGCAGAGTACGAGGATATCCCAACTTCCAACATGAGAAAGACAATCGGTAAACGATTGACCGAGTCCAAGCAACAATTACCTCATTACTACTTGACAGTTGAGGTTAACATGG ACCGACTATTGAAACTCCGAGAGATGTTCAACAAGGCTGGAGAAGGAAAGACCAAGCTCTCGGTCAACGACTTCA TTGTCAAGGCCGCATCCCTCGCTCTGGCTGAAGTTCCCGAAGCCAACTCTGCATGGTTAGGAGACGTGATCAGACAATACAAGAAAGCCGATATCTGTGTAGCCGTCGCCACACCAAACGGATTGATCACCCCTATAATCAAAGATGTTGGTGCCAAGGGCTTAGCCACCATTTCCGCCGAGACCAAACAATTAGCTTCAAAGGCAAGAGATGGTAAATTGAAACCCGAAGAATATCAAGGTGGTACATTCACCATCTCCAACTTGGGAATGTTCGGTATCGACAATTTCACAGCTATAATCAACCCACCTCAATCTTGTATCTTGGCCATAGGTAAAACCTCGACTAAATTGGAATTAGCTCCTGAAGATCCTAAAGGATTCAAGACTGTTCAAGTTATGAAAGCTACTCTTTCGTCAGATCACCGAACTGTAGATGGGGCTGTTGGTGCCAAATGGTTGAAAGCGTTCAAGGATTACATGGAGCAACCTTTGACTTTCATGCTTTAG